The Fuscovulum sp. sequence GCTGGCCATGCCAGCGCCGATGACGTGCGCGCAAAGATGACGGAATTGCTGCCGGTCGCCAAAGCGCAGCTTATGTCGGAACTCTAAGGTCACCTTCGCGCCGCTGACAATCGGCACCCTGCGGGGTGTCTTTTGCAATAGACCGTGACGATCCCTGCATTCGCTTCAAGATCATCATGCGCAATATCGAATTGCCTCACCCCTGCCCCGCATGGCAGACCGGGGCAAAGCGGGCGACAGTCCCGAACCCCAAAGAGGTATCCCTTCATGGCCGACGCGCTGACCGAGCTTCTTTCCACCCGTGACTGGCTGCTGGCCGATGGTGCCACCGGAACCAACCTGTTCAACATGGGCCTCTCTTCGGGCGAGCCTCCGGAATTCTGGAACGTGGATGAACCCGACAACATCCGCAAACTCTATCGCGGCGCGGTCGAGGCGGGGTCGGACATCTTTCTCACCAACACATTCGGCGGAAATGCCGCACGGCTGAAGCTGCACAATGCGCAGGGCCGCGTGCGCGAACTCAACCGCGTGGGCGTGGAACTTGGCCGCGAAATCGCCGATGCGTCGGGCCGCAAGGTCGTGGTGGCAGGCTCCGTCGGCCCCACGGGCGAAATCTTTGAACCCATGGGAACTCTCACCCACAAAGACGCGGTCGAGATGTTCCATGAACAGATGGAAGGCATGAAAGAGGGCGGCGTCGATGTCCTCTGGATCGAAACCATCTCCGCCCCAGAAGAATACCGCGCCGCGGCCGAGGCCGCGAAGCTTGCAGGCCTGTCCTGGTGCGGCACCATGAGCTTTGACACGGCGGGGCGCACCATGATGGGCGTCACCTCCGCCGCGCTTGCCGAACTGGTTGAAAAGCTCCCCAACCCGCCCATCGCCTTTGGCGCGAATTGCGGCGTCGGCGCGTCCGATCTGATGCGCACGGTTCTGGGCTTTGCCTCTACCGGAACGGAACGCCCGATCATCGCCAAGGGCAATGCGGGCATCCCGAAATACCATGACGGGCATATCCATTACGATGGCACCCCGGAACTGATGGCAGAATATGCGGTGCTGGCCCGCGATGCAGGCGTGCGGATCATCGGCGGCTGCTGCGGCACCATGCCCGAACACCTGCGCGCCATGCGCGCGGCACTGGAAAGCACCCCGCGCGGCCCGCATCCGACGCTGGACCTGATCTCGGAAAAGCTGGGCGGCTTCTCCTCCACGTCCGATGGCACCGGCGATGATGCAGGCGCCCCCCGCCGCGAACGCCGTGGCGGCCGCCGCGGCTGACCTGCAATGTGTGGGGGGCAACCGCCCCCCGCGCGCCCCCCTGACAGGCCTTGCACCCTGCCCCTGCCCCGCATAAGAAGCGCGCGGAAATCGGGCCTTGCGGGGGAAACCATGCCGCTTCTCGTGATGAAATTCGGCGGCACCTCGGTGGCCGACCTCGCGCGCATCGAAAACGCTGCGAAAAAGGTCGAGAAAGAGGTCGCCCGCGGCTATGACGTCATTGTCATCGTCTCGGCCATGTCGGGCGAGACGAACCGCCTTGTCGGCTATGTCGAAGGCACGTCCAAACTTTACGACGCCCGCGAATATGATGCTGTCGTTGCCAGCGGCGAAAATGTCACCGCCGGGCTGATGGCCCTGCGGCTTCAGGAAATGGGTATCCCCGCGCGGTCCTGGCAGGGTTGGCAGGTGCCGATCCAGACCACCGCGCAGCATGGGTCGGCCCGCTTCGTGGACATCCCCCGCGCCAATATCGACGCGAAGTTCGCCGAAGGCTTCAAAGTGGCCGTCGTAGCGGGCTTTCAGGGCGTCTCGGCAGAAGGCCGCGTCACCACCTTGGGCCGGGGCGGCAGCGACACCACCGCCGTCGCCTTCGCCGCCGCTTTCGGGGCAGAACGCTGCGACATCTACACCGATGTCGACGGCGTCTACACCACCGACCCCCGCGTCAGCAGCAAGGCCCGCAAGCTCGACAAGATCGCCTTCGAGGAAATGCTGGAATTGGCCTCGCTCGGGGCCAAGGTGCTGCAAACCCGCTCTGTCGAATTGGCGATGCGCTACAAGGTGCGCCTGCGCGTGCTGTCATCCTTTGAAGATACCGACGAGACCTCGGGAACCCTGGTCTGCGACGAGGAGGAAATCATGGAATCGAAAGTCGTCTCTGGCGTCGCCTTTTCCCGCGAAGAGGCAAAGATCACCCTCTTCACCATCGAAGACCGCCCCGGCGTGGCCAGCGCCATCTTCGGCCCGCTGGCCGATGCAGGCGTGAACGTCGACATGATCGTTCAGAACATCAGCGAAAAGGATTATGACGACGCCCATCCCGGCGCTGTCACTGACATGACCTTTTCCTGCCCGATCAATCAGGTGGACCGCGCCAAAAAGGCGATGGAAGACGCCAAGGCCGAAGGCAAGATCAACTATGACGAATTGATCGTCGATACCGACGTGGCAAAGGTCTCGGTCGTGGGCATCGGGATGCGCTCGCACACAGGCGTTGCCGCCCGCATGTTCGCGGCCCTCTCGGCCGAGAATATCAACATCAAGGTGATCTCCACCTCCGAGATCAAGATCTCAGTCCTGATCGACCGCAAATACATGGAACTTGCCGTGCAGGCCCTGCACGACGTGTTCGAACTCGACAAAGGTTAAAACCGGGGGCTCAAACCCGGCTGAAACGGACAAGGACTCGCCTCTTTTTCAGGCGTCTCACCCCGGCCTGACACACCCGCATGACCCTCCCCCCGGCCCGCACCGCCGGGGGGTTTCCATTTCCCCCGGCCCTGTGCTCTATAAGGGGCAAGAGGGACACCCCGTGATGCCAGAACGGACCGAAAGCGAAAGCCGCAAACTCCTGCGCCGGTTGCGCGACACGCTTGCCACCACCGGCGGCGGGCAGGACAGGCTGGACCGCATCACCCATCTGATCGCGGATTCCATCGGCACAGAGGTCTGCTCAATCTACCTTTTCCGCGATCCCGAAACGCTGGAGCTTTGCGCTACCGAAGGGCTGAAGAAAGAGGCCGTCCACCAGACCCGCATGAAGCTGGGCGAAGGGCTGGTCGGTCGCGTCGCCCGCAACGGTTTGCCCATCAACACCGCCAATGCCCCGTCTGAGAAGGGCTTCCGCTACATGCCCGAAACGGGCGAGGAACTGTATTCCTCTTTCCTCGGCGTGCCGATCCAAAGGGTGGGTGAAAAGCTGGGCGTTCTGGTCGTGCAATCCAAGACCGCGCGCGAGTTTTCCGAGGATGAGATCTACGCCCTCGAAGTCGTGGCCATGGTGTTGGCCGAAATGACCGAGCTTGGCGTCTTCAACGGCGATGTCGACGGGATGCGCGCCCTGCACAAGCAATCGGTGATGATCCGGGGCGGCACCGGGCAGGAAGGCGCGGCGGAAGGCCGCGTATGGCTGCACGAACCCCGCGTCGTGGTCACCAACCCTGTGGCCGATGACCCGCTGACCGAGATTGACCGCATCCGCGAAGCGGTGGGCAAACTGCGCGTATCGGTGGATGACCTGCTCTCCGCAGAAAGCCTCGACAAGGATCAGAAGGCGGTTCTGGAAGCCTATCGCATGTTCGCCAATTCGCGCGGCTGGCTCAAGCGGATGGAAGATGACATCGCGCGCGGCCTGTCCGCCGAGGCGGCGGTGGAAAAGGAACAATCCGCCACCCGCGCCCGTCTGGAACAGGTGCCCGATGCCTATCTGCGCGAACGCCTGCACGATCTGGATGACCTCTCTAACCGCCTTTTGCGCATTCTGACTGGTCAAGGCGCGGACACCGGCGCAGAGATGCCCGACAACCCGGTTCTGGTGGCCCGCAACATCGGCCCGGCGGAACTGCTGGAATATGGCCGCAAGCTGAAGGGCGTGGTGCTGGAGGAAGGCTCCGTTGGTTCCCACGCCGCCATCGTGGCGCGGGCGCTGGCCATCCCGCTCGTGATCCATGCCGGAAGGATCGTGACAGAGGCGCTCAATGGCGACCAGATCCTTGTCGATGGCGATCAGGGTATTGTGCATTTGCGCCCCGAGGAAACCGTCGCCCGCGCCTTCCGCGACAAGATCGCCATGCAGGCCGCCGCCCAGCAGCGCTATGCCTCGCTGCGTGGGCTGCCGGCCCTGTCGACCTGCGGCACGGTCACCACGCTGATGATGAATGCGGGCCTCATGGCCGATCTGCCCAGCCTGGATGGATCAGGGGCCGAAGGCGTGGGCCTGTTCCGCACCGAACTGCAATTCCTAGTCCGCAACAAGATGCCCCAGCGCGCCGAACTGGCCGCCCTCTATGCCCGCGTCATGGATGCCGCGCATGGCAAGCGGGTGGCCTTCCGTACGCTGGATATCGGGTCCGACAAGGTGCTTCCCTATATGAAGCCGCAGGATGAACCCAACCCTGCGATGGGCTGGCGCGCCATCCGCGTGGGGCTGGACAAGCCGGGCGTCCTGCGGATGCAGTTGCAGGCCTTGATCCGCGCGTCCAAAGGCCGCCCGCTGACAGTAATGTTCCCTTTCATCACCGAACTGTCGGAATTCCAGACCGCCCGCGCGCAGGTGCTTAACGAATTGCACCGAGAACGCAGCCTGGGCCATCCCGTGCCGCAGCGGGTGGAAATCGGCGCGATGCTGGAAACCCCAAGCCTCGCCTACGCGCCCCGCGCGTTTTTCGAGCTGACGGATTTTGTGTCGATCGGCGGCAATGACCTGAAACAGTTCTTCTTCGCCGCCGACCGCGAAAACGAACGCGTCCGCCGCCGCTACGACACGCTCAACGTGTCGTTCCTGCAGTTCCTGACCCATATCATCGCGCGTTGCGCGGAAACCGGCACGCCGCTTTCCTTCTGCGGCGAAGATGCCGGCCGCCCGGTGGAAGCGCTGGCCTTCGCCGCCCTTGGCCTGCGCGCCCTGTCGATGCGCCCTGCCTCCATCGGGCCGGTCAAGGCGCTGCTCAGACGGGTGGACCTGACCGAGGCACGCGCTGTGATCGACTGCGCCATTGCCGACGGGGCCGAAAGCGTGCGCCCGGCGCTGATGGACTGGCTGTCAAACCGGCCGGAATGAGGGTGAGAAAGCAAGGGGGCGTTCCGCCCCCTCTTGGCGCGTTCCGCGCCAATTCACCCCCTGAGGATATTTGGACAGAGAAGAATTCCAAAGGCGCGCAGGGCAGTCAGGCTTTCGTCACCTTGGGCGGTGTCACCGCATCGGCAAAGGCCGACAGGATCGGCTCCGCGCCGTGCTGTTCCGCCAGACGCAGCAGGGCAAAGCGGATCTCAGCCATTTCGCGGTAATAGCGCAGGAAGGCCGCGTTCAACGTTGCCCCCGCCACTGCGCCCAGCACCGGCACCGCCTGCGTGGCCAGCTTCTGCCCCAGCGCGGCAGCAAGACGCGGTGCCACGCTGCGCGCGACCTGCGCGATGGCCGGTCCCGTCACCGTCAGCCGCGCCGACAGGAAAGACGTATTCACCCCGTCATCAGATGCCATCGGACTGCCGGCCGAGAACACCCGCAAACATTCCGCCCGGATCGCCGGATCGTCCGGATCATACCCCGCCTCTCGCGCGGCGCGGCGAATGGCGTGCAGGATCACCGTGATGGTCACAGGCAGTTCCGCCACCGATGTGGCCAGCCCCCCCGCGCCGCCCACAGCACCCGTCAGCATCGCCGCCGCCATCGGCCCCTGCCGTCCCAGATCAGGCGCACGGTCGCCGGCCCCGGCCATGCCATGCGCAGCCAGCAGCGCGCGTTCGGTCACCGCAGCAATCTGCGCGCGCACCCCTTCGGGCAGCGCCCCCAGCTTGTCCTCCAGCGACCCGCCCAACTTGTTGACCAGTGTCATCACCGGCCCGTTGGCGCGGCGGTAACGGCGTGCCAGCGCCTTGATCTCGGCACTGCGGTCAGGGGCGGCAATCGCGGGCAGGTTTTCCATGCTGTGAATGTGGGGCTGCACGCGCCCCACCGCAAGCCTCAGGTCGCCTTCGTCACCGCACCTGTCACACCGTCCCAGGCCCCGATCTTCAGCGCAAAGCCCAGCACCCGGTCAGGGTTGGTGGGGGGCGGCATCTCCACCCCGTCCAGCTTGGAAAACCCGAAGCGCGAATAATAGGGCGCATCGCCCACCAGCATCACCCGCTCCCAGCCCAGACGCCGCGCTTCGGCCAGGCTTTCGTTGATCAAAAGCCCCCCCAGCCCCTCGCCCTGCCGGGTGGGGTGCACCGCCACCGGACCCAGCAAAAGCGCATCCTGCCCCCCCACCTCGATCGGCCAATAGCGGATCGCAGCCGCCATGATGCCATCCCCATCGCGCAGGGTCAGGCACAGCGCCGCCACGGTGGGCACGCCATCGCGCAAACGGTACGAAGAAAGCGCCGTCCGCCCCGGCGAAAAGCACAGGTCATACAGCGCCTCCACCTCCCACCAGTCGGCTTCGGTTTCCTCTTCCAGACGGTACAAGCGGGCGCCTCCGAATCTGCTGGAAACGCGCCTAACATGCGAATACGTCAGGATCAAATCACCACGACCGGGAAGCGCCGCGCCATGTTCTACCGCCCCGCCCAAGGCCATGGCCTGCCGCACAATCCCTTCAACGCCATCGTGACACCCCGTCCCATCGGCTGGATCTCCACACGCGGGTCGAAAGGCGACAATCTCGCCCCCTATTCCTTCTTCAACGCCGCCGCCTACAGCCCGCCGCAGGTGACCTTTGCCTCGACCGGGGTAAAGGATTCGCTCACCAACATCCGCGACACCCGCGTCTTTGCTGTGAATGTGGTGGCCGAGGCGATGTTTCACGCCATGTCCGCCACATCCGCCGACCTGCCGCCCGAGGTGGACGAATTCGTTCATGCAGGGGTGGCCAAGGCGGAATGCGCCACCATCCCCTGCCCTCGCGTGGCAGATGCCCCCGCCACGCTGGAATGCGAGTTGATCGACATCATCGCCCTGCGCGGACGCGACAATTTCCTGATCTTGGGCGAGGTGACAGGCATCCACCTGCGCGACGATTGCCTCGTCGATGGCCGCTTCGATGTGACCCGCTTCCACCCTGTCGCCCGGCTGGGCTATCGCGACTACAGCGTCGTGCGCGATCTGGTGGAACTCCGCCGCCCTGACGAAGGTTAACCTCGGCCTGCATTCCGGCTTGGCTTTCCAACCGTCCCGGCTAACTCTGTGCCATACCGGAGGGGCCATGCTCATCGTATCTGCATCCGCACGCAAGGCCGCCGCAATCCTTGCCCTGATCGCCTGGACAGGCCTTGTCCTGCAGGTGGCAGGGGTCTTGCCGCGCAGCGCATCGCTGATTTGGGCCGTCTGGACGATGCTGCGCTTCTTCACCATCACCACAAATCTTCTGCTTGCCGTGGTGATGACGGGCATTGCCCTTGGCCGACCAGCCTTTGGGTCGCCGCGCCTGTTGGGTGGGGTGACGCTGGCTTTGGTTTTTGTTGGCGTTGTCAACGTGACCCTGCTGCACGGATGGTTGAACCTCGGCCGCAGTGACCTGATCGCTGATCTCTTGCTGCATTATGTAACACCGGTCGCGATGCTGGCCTTCTGGCTGCTGTTGCGCCCACGCGGTGCGCTGCAGTACCGAGATCCTGTCCTGTGGTCGCTCTATCCGCTCGCCTATGCAGTCTATGCCATCGCGCGGGGCGCGGTGGATGGAGTTTATCCCTACCCCTTCCTCGATATCGCCCAGATCGGCGCGGGGCGGACGGGTGCAAACCTCGGCCTCCTCTGGCTCAGCTTCGTGCTTGTCGGGGCGCTGATGGTCTGGCTTGATCGGCGCGGAACGCCCTTGCTCCGTCCCTGAACCACTCCCCCCTTCCCCACTCTACCGCCACCGCTTAAGCTGCGCTGCGGCAACAGGCGGGGACATCCATGCAAACCATGATCGGCGTCATCGGCGGCTCCGGGGTCTATCAGATCGACGGTCTGGAAGGCGCAAGCTGGGTCAAGGTCAAATCCCCTTGGGGCAAACCCTCGGATGAGGTTCTGGTCGGCCGTTTGGGCGGCCTCCCCATCGCATTCCTGCCCCGCCATGGGCGCGGCCATGTCCATGCGCCCAGTGACGTGCCTTACCGTGCGAATATCGATGCGCTCAAACGGCTGGGCTGTACCGATCTCATCGCCGTCTCGGCCGTGGGGTCCCTGCGCGAAGATTACCGCCCCGGCGATTTCGTCATCGTGGATCAATATATCGACCGCACCTTCGCCCGCCCCAAATCCTTCTTCGGCGCGGGCTGCGTGGCCCATGTGGGTTTTTCCCACCCCACCTGCCCCCGCCTGTCGGCCCATTGCGCCCAGGCCGCGCGTCAGGCTGGCGTGACCGTGCATCAGGGGGCCACCTACATCGCCATGGAAGGCCCGCAATTTTCGACTCTGGCCGAATCCCGCCTCTACCGCTCATGGGGCGCGGATGTCATCGGCATGACCGGCATGCCCGAGGCCAAACTCGCGCGCGAGGCGGAACTGTGCTACGCCTCCGTCGCCATGGTCACCGATTACGATTGCTGGCATCCCGGCCATGATGCGGTGGATGTGGCCGCCGTCATCCGCACACTCACCGCCAATGCGGGCAATGCCCGCGCGCTGGTGGCAGCTCTGCCCGCTCTCCTGGGCCCCGACCGTGCGCCTTGCCCGCATGGCTGCGACCGCGCGCTCGACATGGCCTTGATGACCGCGCCCGACAAACGCGATCCCGACCTGCTGGCGATGCTCGATGCCGTCGCAGGCCGCGTCCTGAACGTCTGATCGCGCGCCGACTTCACCACTGGTTAACCGTACAGAGTGCGCAATCCACGCCCGTAGGGGCGCATCCGGCCCCCGGTCATCCGTGGAGCCAAGCGACCGATGTTCACCCCCCATATCCGCTTCCTGCAAACCCGTCTCGCAGCCCTTGGTCACTACACAGGCGCGATCGACGGCCAGCGCGGCCCGCTGACCGACGCCGCCGTCCTCAAGGCGCTGCCCCTCCTCGGCCAACCGCTCCCGCCAGATTGGCAAAGCTGGACAGCCAAACGTCAGGCCACCGCCGCGCTGCAAATGATAGCGCGGGCCGATGGCCTTAACCCCGGTGCGATAGATGGCTGGTGGGGCCCGCAGACCGATTACGCCGTCACCTCCCTGATGACGCGCGCCACAACGGGCCGCCTGCCTGATTGGCGCGACATCCGCCCCGGCACAGCGAACCCAAACGGCTGGCCGACCGAATCCGCCGTCACCGCCTTTTACGGCCCCCACGGCACGCCCGAAGGCCACCGTCCGCCCCTGGTCAAGGTGCCCTCCCCCTGGACGTTCCGCATCGCCTGGAACCTGTCCCAGACCCGCAGCTTCCTCTGGGCCCACGAAAAGACCGCCGCCAGCCTGACCCGCATCCTCGCGCGCATCCACCAACACTATGGTGAGGCACAGATACGCGACCTCCGGCTGGATATCTTTTCCGGCGATTACGACCCCCGCCTGATGCGCGGCAGCCTGTCGAAATGGTCCATGCACGCCTGGGGCATCGCCTATGATTTCGACGACACCGAAAACCGCCTGAACTGGGGGGCCGACCGCGCCCGCCTCGCCCGCCCCGAATACCGCCCCTTCTGGGAGATATGGGAGGCCGAAGGCTGGGTCTCGCTCGGCCGCGCGAAAAACTACGACTGGATGCACGTCCAAGCCGCGCGCCCGGATTGACCCCCGCACCCATCCAACCCAGTCCCGTTTATACTGGCTCAGATACTCAATCCCATGTCCACACGATCCGCCGGCATCAGGGGATAGCTGAAGGGGGGGCCGCTTGCGCTCAGCAAGCACCGCCCCCTCGACGCCCCCGCCCCGGGGCGTTAGACCAAGGCGAACAGCATTCCGGCAGGGCCAGCGCATGACCAAAACCGTCAAGGACTACATCCGCACCATCGTCGACTTCCCGCATGAAGGGATCCTCTTCCGCGACGTGACCACCCTCTTTGCCGATCCACGCGGCTTTCGCATGTGCGTCGACCAGCTCCTCGCCCCCTATGCAGGCCTCAGGATAGACAAAGTCGCCGGGCTCGAAGCGCGCGGCTTCATCCTCGGCGGCGCGGTTGCACATCAGCTTTCCACCGGCTTCATCCCGATCCGCAAGAAAGGCAAACTCCCCGGCGCCACGATCAGCGAAAGCTACACCCTCGAATACGGCGAAGCCGTGGTCGAGGTGCATGACGATGCCATGCAGCCGGGCGAAAAGGTGCTTCTCGTCGATGACCTTCTGGCCACCGGCGGCACCGCCGAGGCAGGCATCCGCCTGATCGAACGGCTGGGCGCGCAGGTCGTCGGCTGCGCCTTCGTGGTGGACCTGCCCGATCTGGGCGGTCGCAAACGGCTCGAGGCGATGGGAATGGAAGTCCACGCCCTCTGCGCCTTTGAAGGTCTGTAATGCGGCGGATCACGCTAACCCTTCCTTAACCTCCAGCGCCTAGAACCGATTCTGTCGGGGCAACCCACCCCGGCGCTGCTTGCAAAGACCACACACCCCACCCCACCCCGCCGGTTCACCCCGGCGGGGTTTCTTCTTGGTCATTGTCCCGTTACTTCGGGCGGGCTAAGTCCGGATCATGACACCGCTTTCCGAACTTTTCCGCACCTTCGGCCATATCGGCCTGATGTCCTTTGGCGGTCCTGCCGCCCAGATCGCGCTCATGCACCGCGTTCTGGTCGATGAAAAACGCTGGCTCACGGAAAAGGAATACCTTTCCGCCCTCTCCTTCTGCATGCTCCTGCCGGGGCCCGAGGCGATGCAGCTTGCCACATGGTCCGGCTGGCGGCTGCGCGGCACGCTGGGCGGGCTGATCGCGGGCGGCCTCTTCGTTGCCCCCGGTGCGCTGGTCGTCCTCGCCCTCGCCGCGCTTTACGCGGCCTATGGCACCGTTCCCCTGATGCAGGCGCTGTTCATGGGCGTGCAGGCCGCCGTCGCCGTGATCGTGATCGAGGCGCTTCTGCGCGTGTCGAAACGCGCGCTCAAGGGGCGCGCCGCGCTGATCGTGGCGGTGCTCGCCTTCCTCGCCCTCTTCCTCGCCAATGCGCCCTTCCCCTTGGTCATTCTTGCCGCTGGTCTCTGGGGCTGGATCAACGCCCGCGGCACAACCGCCTCAACCGACCCGCTGCCCACCGCCCCACAGGCCACCGGCACCGTTCAAACCCTCGCCCTCTGGCTGGCAATCTGGCTCACGCCAATCGCAACGCTCTGGGTCATGGATGCGGGCCTGCTGGCCGAGATCGGCCTCTTCTTCTCCAAACTCGCGATCCTCACCTTCGGCGGTGCCTATGCGGTGCTGGCCTGGATGGCGCAGGCCGTGGTCGAAGACAAAGGCTGGCTCACCCTGCGTGAGATGATGGATGGCCTCGGTCTTGCCGAAACCACCCCCGGCCCGCTGATCCTTGTGACCGAATTCGTAGGATACCTTGCCGGCCACCGTCAGGGCGGCTGGACCATGGGCGTTGCCGCCGCTGCCGTCACGCTCTGGGCGACCTTCGTGCCCAGTTTCATGATGATCTTCGCAGGCGCGCCCTGGATCGCCCGCATCACCGCCGAACCACGCCTTGCCGGCGCATTGTCCGGCATCATGGCCGCCGTTGTGGGCGTGATCGCCAACCTGTCGGTCTGGTTTGCTGCGCATGTCTTTTTCGGCACCGTTGGGCGCACTACGTTTGGCCCGCTCGACCTGCTTACCCCCGATCCGGGCAGTTTCCGCCCCGCGATGGCCGCTCTGGCGCTGGTGGCGGGCTGGCTCCTCCTGCGCCGCCATATGCCCCTTCCCCTTGTCCTCGGGCTGGCCGCGCTTGGCGGCCTGGGCCTGCAAGCCGCCGGATTGCTCATCCCGGTGGCGTCTTGACGCAAACCACCCGCCGTAAGGATCGGCCCCCTTCCCTTCTGGGCCGAATCCCCCGTAAATGAACCCAGGCAGCGGAAAGGACAGCGCATGGCTCGTTCCATCGACTACGGCAATCTGATGCATCGGGCGATGCGCGGGTTGATCCAGAATGTCCTGCAAGATGTTGCCCGCGACGGCCTGCCCGGCGCGCATCACTTCTTCATCACCTTCGACACCACCCATCCCGATGTCGCCATCGCGGACTGGCTTCGCGCCCGCTATCCGGCCGAGATGACGGTGGTCATCCAGCACTGGTTCGAAAACCTGATCGTCACGGATGAGGGCTTTTCCGTCACGCTGAACTTCGGCAATCAGCCCGAACCGCTGGTCATCCCATTCGATTCCGTCCGCACCTTCGTGGATCCCTCCGTAGAATTCGGCCTGCGCTTCGAAACCCATAGCGATGATGACGAAGAAGATGACAGCGAAGACAGCGACGATGACGGCGACGATGATCCCCCGCCCCAGCAGGACGCGCAGATCGTCAGCCTCGACAAGTTCCGCAAGCACTGACCCTTTTGGCACGGCAGGCCCGCGCCGAAAGATCAGCCAAATGCACGGTATGCGACGGTATGCCGATTGATTTTGCCCCACCCTGCCGCTAATCCGGCATCAGCGAAATCAGGAGACTTGGCCCATGTCCGCGACCCGTACCGAGACCGACAGCTTCGGCCCGCTTGAGGTTCCCGCCAACAAGTACTGGGGCGCACAGACCCAGCGGTCGATCATCAATTTCCCCATCGGCTGGGAACGCCAGCCGGTCGCCATCATCCGCGCTCTGGGCGTCATCAAGAAGGCCTGCGCCTTGGTCAACATCGATCAGGGTGACATTACACCGGAACTGGGCAACGCCATCGCCGCCGCCGCGCAAGAGGTGATCGAAGGCAAATTCGACGACAACTTCCCCCTCGTTGTCTGGCAAACCGGTTCCGGCACCCAGTCCAACATGAACGCCAACGAAGTGATCTCGAACCGCGCCATCGAAATGCTGGGTGGCGTGATGGGCACCAAAAAGCCCGTCCACCCGAACGACCACGTCAACATGGGGCAAAGCTCCAACGATACTTTCCCAACCGCAA is a genomic window containing:
- the bmt gene encoding betaine--homocysteine S-methyltransferase, which translates into the protein MADALTELLSTRDWLLADGATGTNLFNMGLSSGEPPEFWNVDEPDNIRKLYRGAVEAGSDIFLTNTFGGNAARLKLHNAQGRVRELNRVGVELGREIADASGRKVVVAGSVGPTGEIFEPMGTLTHKDAVEMFHEQMEGMKEGGVDVLWIETISAPEEYRAAAEAAKLAGLSWCGTMSFDTAGRTMMGVTSAALAELVEKLPNPPIAFGANCGVGASDLMRTVLGFASTGTERPIIAKGNAGIPKYHDGHIHYDGTPELMAEYAVLARDAGVRIIGGCCGTMPEHLRAMRAALESTPRGPHPTLDLISEKLGGFSSTSDGTGDDAGAPRRERRGGRRG
- a CDS encoding aspartate kinase, producing MPLLVMKFGGTSVADLARIENAAKKVEKEVARGYDVIVIVSAMSGETNRLVGYVEGTSKLYDAREYDAVVASGENVTAGLMALRLQEMGIPARSWQGWQVPIQTTAQHGSARFVDIPRANIDAKFAEGFKVAVVAGFQGVSAEGRVTTLGRGGSDTTAVAFAAAFGAERCDIYTDVDGVYTTDPRVSSKARKLDKIAFEEMLELASLGAKVLQTRSVELAMRYKVRLRVLSSFEDTDETSGTLVCDEEEIMESKVVSGVAFSREEAKITLFTIEDRPGVASAIFGPLADAGVNVDMIVQNISEKDYDDAHPGAVTDMTFSCPINQVDRAKKAMEDAKAEGKINYDELIVDTDVAKVSVVGIGMRSHTGVAARMFAALSAENINIKVISTSEIKISVLIDRKYMELAVQALHDVFELDKG
- the ptsP gene encoding phosphoenolpyruvate--protein phosphotransferase, whose amino-acid sequence is MPERTESESRKLLRRLRDTLATTGGGQDRLDRITHLIADSIGTEVCSIYLFRDPETLELCATEGLKKEAVHQTRMKLGEGLVGRVARNGLPINTANAPSEKGFRYMPETGEELYSSFLGVPIQRVGEKLGVLVVQSKTAREFSEDEIYALEVVAMVLAEMTELGVFNGDVDGMRALHKQSVMIRGGTGQEGAAEGRVWLHEPRVVVTNPVADDPLTEIDRIREAVGKLRVSVDDLLSAESLDKDQKAVLEAYRMFANSRGWLKRMEDDIARGLSAEAAVEKEQSATRARLEQVPDAYLRERLHDLDDLSNRLLRILTGQGADTGAEMPDNPVLVARNIGPAELLEYGRKLKGVVLEEGSVGSHAAIVARALAIPLVIHAGRIVTEALNGDQILVDGDQGIVHLRPEETVARAFRDKIAMQAAAQQRYASLRGLPALSTCGTVTTLMMNAGLMADLPSLDGSGAEGVGLFRTELQFLVRNKMPQRAELAALYARVMDAAHGKRVAFRTLDIGSDKVLPYMKPQDEPNPAMGWRAIRVGLDKPGVLRMQLQALIRASKGRPLTVMFPFITELSEFQTARAQVLNELHRERSLGHPVPQRVEIGAMLETPSLAYAPRAFFELTDFVSIGGNDLKQFFFAADRENERVRRRYDTLNVSFLQFLTHIIARCAETGTPLSFCGEDAGRPVEALAFAALGLRALSMRPASIGPVKALLRRVDLTEARAVIDCAIADGAESVRPALMDWLSNRPE
- a CDS encoding EcsC family protein, with amino-acid sequence MENLPAIAAPDRSAEIKALARRYRRANGPVMTLVNKLGGSLEDKLGALPEGVRAQIAAVTERALLAAHGMAGAGDRAPDLGRQGPMAAAMLTGAVGGAGGLATSVAELPVTITVILHAIRRAAREAGYDPDDPAIRAECLRVFSAGSPMASDDGVNTSFLSARLTVTGPAIAQVARSVAPRLAAALGQKLATQAVPVLGAVAGATLNAAFLRYYREMAEIRFALLRLAEQHGAEPILSAFADAVTPPKVTKA
- a CDS encoding N-acetyltransferase, producing the protein MYRLEEETEADWWEVEALYDLCFSPGRTALSSYRLRDGVPTVAALCLTLRDGDGIMAAAIRYWPIEVGGQDALLLGPVAVHPTRQGEGLGGLLINESLAEARRLGWERVMLVGDAPYYSRFGFSKLDGVEMPPPTNPDRVLGFALKIGAWDGVTGAVTKAT
- a CDS encoding flavin reductase family protein — its product is MFYRPAQGHGLPHNPFNAIVTPRPIGWISTRGSKGDNLAPYSFFNAAAYSPPQVTFASTGVKDSLTNIRDTRVFAVNVVAEAMFHAMSATSADLPPEVDEFVHAGVAKAECATIPCPRVADAPATLECELIDIIALRGRDNFLILGEVTGIHLRDDCLVDGRFDVTRFHPVARLGYRDYSVVRDLVELRRPDEG
- a CDS encoding Pr6Pr family membrane protein — its product is MLIVSASARKAAAILALIAWTGLVLQVAGVLPRSASLIWAVWTMLRFFTITTNLLLAVVMTGIALGRPAFGSPRLLGGVTLALVFVGVVNVTLLHGWLNLGRSDLIADLLLHYVTPVAMLAFWLLLRPRGALQYRDPVLWSLYPLAYAVYAIARGAVDGVYPYPFLDIAQIGAGRTGANLGLLWLSFVLVGALMVWLDRRGTPLLRP
- a CDS encoding S-methyl-5'-thioadenosine phosphorylase, with product MQTMIGVIGGSGVYQIDGLEGASWVKVKSPWGKPSDEVLVGRLGGLPIAFLPRHGRGHVHAPSDVPYRANIDALKRLGCTDLIAVSAVGSLREDYRPGDFVIVDQYIDRTFARPKSFFGAGCVAHVGFSHPTCPRLSAHCAQAARQAGVTVHQGATYIAMEGPQFSTLAESRLYRSWGADVIGMTGMPEAKLAREAELCYASVAMVTDYDCWHPGHDAVDVAAVIRTLTANAGNARALVAALPALLGPDRAPCPHGCDRALDMALMTAPDKRDPDLLAMLDAVAGRVLNV